Genomic window (Balearica regulorum gibbericeps isolate bBalReg1 chromosome Z, bBalReg1.pri, whole genome shotgun sequence):
CGGCCCCGGGGCTTTCTGGTGGCGGCCCCGGTCGTGGCAGAGGAGGCTCTTGGCCTCACAGTTGAGGTTCTGGTAGCGAGGCGGGCTGGGTGCTGGCCGGTGGCAGACGGAGGCGAAACTGAAGCTGAAGGGACCAAggcagcagccggggcagggcagcacctcgtcctgctccagcacagtgCTGGAGCCGTGCCCAGGCAGCATGGCCGCACGCTCCGTCCGCTCCAGTGCTGCCACACAGGGGATGCTGAGCTCGGAGAAGCCATGCTCCAGCCCACTGCCCCAAGCCAGGGGTTTGCTGACCACCACGTGGTTGTTGTTGAAGAGGAGCCCGTTGGGGGCTCGCGGCTCCGACTGCCAGGGTCGGGCGCCCGACGATGCTGTGCGGATGAAGTTGCTGTTGGGGGGCGGTGGGAGGACCTGCGGCAGCTCGGGGCTGTCAGGGCTGCAGTCcatcctctcctctgccccGGAGCTGGGAGGGAAGTCTCGACTCCCAGCCGGGGGTGGGAGTAGGATCAGGGGCTGAGGGTCattggtgggatggggggaccCCACGCCCAGTGCCAGGCCCCCCCGGTGGGGCAACTCGGGGGAGGTGGGCAGCGAGTGGCACTTGCGGGGTGGGGCGGCAGGGGCTGAGAAGTCACACTGCACCTCCACGGCGGGCTCAGGCGTCACAGGGGTGCTGAGCTGGagtggggcggggggcggcaggTCGAAAGTGAGCGAGATGACTGACTTGCTCGGCGTGTCAAAGAGCTTGATCTTTCCCCCCTTCAGGTCCTCGCGCTGGGAGAAGGGGTTGACGCGGGGGGGCGTCTCCTTGGTCCTGGCCCCGCCACAGGGCTCCGGCAGCCGCAGCAGGGCGGGCGATTTGGGGGGAAACATGTCGGACTGGCTGCGGGACAGGCGCTGGTCCGGCTGCAGGTGCTGGGTCCCCAGCTCGCGCAGGGGCAACTGCTCGGCACGGCCGGCCGCCCTCCCGGCTACCCCTGAGCATGGGCACAGCAGCAGGTCACCAGTCACCAGCAGCTGCCGGTGCGGGCTGCcacagggtgctgggcacccAACAACCCAGGGGTGCACCCCGTGGAGGAAACAGCGACAGGCCCCATCCTGGAGACCTCATGCAACCCTTATCTCCTTCCCCTACAGCGGCCAGCGCAGGATGGGACACCCCACATCCCTCCTCCTTCCATCCCCACTATGGCCTGTCCCTGAGTTGCCCACGTACCGTTGAGCACGGCCGCCGTCCCAGGCGCAGGCAGGCTCTCCCCGACACCGAAGAGGGTGGCCCCAGCACCCTCGGCAcccagctggtgctgcaggacGCCCTCCAGGCACTGCGTGATTTCCAGAAAGGAGGGGCGGGATGCGGGCTCCATCTGCGGACAGGAGGGGTTACCGGTGAGGTCTGtggcccccccagcaccccagggatCCCTGCCCAGCAAAGGCAGCTCGGTGCCTctccccctgtgctgcccaTCCTGCCCCAACTGAAATGGGAGGCTCACACTGCAGCAGTGGAAAGCAAGCTGGAGGAAGGCCGCCGGGCAGTCGATTCCCACCATGGTGCGGAAAGTGGTGATGTCCAGGCCAAAATCCtgtggcagggaaaggaaaaggagtgaGGTCGGGTCCCCTGGGGCACCACATGGCCAAGGGGATCCGGGGTGGCCTGGCCGGGGACCCTGGGGTCACCCCAAGTTGGTACAAGGCTGGGGGATGCTGAGACACAGATCcctcctgctttctgcctgAGTCCAACTGTCCCCTTCTCCCACCCAGGCAACTCTGGGCTCTGAGGACAGGTTATCAGCAGAGagcatccctcctgctgccaggagaCGTTTGGGACACAGCGCCCCCGCCCCAAGACACGGGGCAGCTCCTGCACACAGGGCTCTGCCCAGCACGGGGTGGTCCCCCTCACTTGGTGAAGCAGTCCCAGCCATGGTGCCACTGcccgctgccctccctccccatccttgTCCCAGGGAGTCACCTCGGTGCGGGGCAGGTAGTCGGGGTCAGCAGGGACACGAGCGATGGTCTCACACAGGATGATGCCATACGCGAACACATCAGCCTGCAGAGAGTAGGGAGTCACTGGGGGGGCCGTGTCCTGCAGCCCCGAGGCGGTGTCCACCCTTCTGTGAACTCACAGCCCCCCTCCTCACCACGGAGCCGCACCGGGGGCCCTGCCACCTTGCCGACCAAGGGATGCTCAGATCCTTCCCTCCGTGTGCCCAGTTGCCCCCAGGGCTGCAAATCCTGCAAATCGGTGGTGGTGCAGGGTTGGATAAAGCCCCACGCACTGTAGCCACGGAGCCTCACCTTCTCATTGTAGATCTCCCCTCGCAACACCTCGGGTGCCATCCAGTATGGGGAGCCCACCACGGCCAGCGGCTCCTTCTCGCTGCCCTCGCTGGGGGACATGGTGGGACATCATGGGCTGCGGGCAGTCCACTGCCCCTTTCCTACCTCCCATCCTCCCGCTGGGGCAGCCCAAATCACCATCTCCACATCCCTTCCTAGGCTAACCCTCCTCCATGCACCCCATGACTTGTCTCACCACCCACACCATTCCCTTCTCCGTCCCTTCCTACCCAGCCCCAAACGTGTCCATCTGCCCCATAAGTCCCCACCACTAGGTTCCACCCCCACCGCCCACCATCCCTACCCTTCTAACTGCACCCCAAATGtccatccctccccagctcctgctccaagTGGGCTGGAAACCCCCCACTCCAACGatggggatggatggatggacactGCCCACGTACCTGTAGGTGGGAATCTTCTCCGCCAAGCCAAAGTCACCCACTACAGCTGTGTAGCCATTGGCCTCACACCGCACCAGGCAGTTCTGGGGGCACAGGAGGACCCCATCACACCAACCGCACCAGCCCTGCCTCACCAGCCTCCGCTCCCAGGATGCCCCGGCACAGcacagcctcctgctccccagccagccatGCCCGGGGCAGCAATGTGGGTACAGGACAGCGAGGGTAACGGGATGCCTTGGAGCATCCTGTACCTTGGAGGTGAGGTCACGGTGGAAGATGCCCTTGGAGTGCAGGTAGCGCAGGCCACGGGCGATGTCGAGGGCCAGCTTGACACGCATGGACCAGGAGAGGGGCACAGGGCtgtccagcagctgctccaggtTCCCACCATTGATGTACTGATGGGAAGAGCTGGGCTATCGCATCagtgtgtcccccccaccctcccacaATGCTGGATGTCCACCTCTCATCCCATCGCATCCCCCAACCACCCCACAACACAGCATCCCAGTAGACCTTGCCCTGCACATGTGCCATGGGTCATCAAAGCGTCCCAGTAGCCATCACCGTCCCCTTCCCAGGCCTGCAGGAACCCTGAGACTCACGGCCATTGCCCCGCTCTCACCTCTGTCAGCGCGTGCAGCTGTCCCtggtgcacacacacacccatgAACCTGTGAGACAGAGGGGATCTGAGGGTGGCCGTGGCGGAGACCAGCCCCCAGGAGCTCATCCAGGGCTGGCAGTAGCTCCAGATCCCTCAGGCTATTGAAAAGGGGGCAACGGGGACAGCAGTGGGGGAGCAGGTCCTACCTGAGGATGTTGGGGTGTGAGAGGCGGTTCATCAGCTGCACCTCCCGCAGCATGTTGCCCCGGTTGCTGGTTAGCTTGTTCATCTTCAGCACCATGATCTGGCCCGACTGACGGTGTCGCACCTggaggggggtgcaggggaggcTGAGCCCCACGTGTCTCCACAGCCCGCCCCGAACACCAGCCTGCACCTGGTACCCACCTCAGCCCAAGAGGTGGGAGCTGAGCAACCTGAAGCATGGGGCTCCCCAGGACCACTAGGGCTGGCGGGGGgctctcccagcacagcagcaccccAATAAACCCCAGTGTCAATGATGCACATCCCCATACTCCCCAGGGGCACCTCGCTTGTCATGCTGCCCGCCAAGTGACACTGCCCAGCCCTCCCAGGGATGCAacggcagctcctgccagccatGACCCCAGCCCTGCTACGAGGACAGGCACGTGCAGGACTGGGGCGCACCAGGGAGGGCTTTTTCAGTCAGTACCACCCAGTCAGACTCCACCAGCATGGGGCAGAGAACAGAGGGGGCACATTGCACCCCAAACCATGCCTGGCGGTGGCCAGCACCGCCCCCGTGCATGACCCCAGCCTGGCGGGGCCTGGTGCTCGGACAAGGCTGTATATTTAGCCATCCCCAGCCTGACGCTGTCATGCGAGCTGGGAGCCTGGCCCCCTGCCaggaacagcagctgggagTGTGGCCAAGCACGGACACCCCCGTCCTTCTGCAGCCCCCTGGCACGTGCGGGGCCAGGGACAAGCACAGGAtcctctgccccagcactgtgttgggggggggtggtgaaCCAGTGCCGAGGGTCCCCCCTCCTgagtgggtgctgggggacaccccccccacacacgcCCAGAGCAGCAGTCAGTGGGGGGGACGACAACCCGGCAGATCCCAGCTGCCCCCCAGCACACACTGAGCTGTGCATGGAGGTGCAGGCATTCCTCGGCGCTGCTGTCAGCtccctgctcttctcctttttaGTCGATGCTGGTTGAGGCTGCTGTGTTGGTGCCAGCCCCTGGCctgccccacacccccccctcGCCTCAGGGATTGCCTCCTCAGGCAAAACATGGCGGGGGCTGGCTGAAGGCAGGGTCCCCCATGCCCCCCCTCCTGCTCACACCTTGGCCCCTGTCCCCATCACAACAGGGGGAGGCTGGCGTGCTGGGCCCTCTGCGGCTCTCTTCCCATCCCACAGCTGGCACTGCTTTGGAGAGCAGTTGTCCTGGGGTGCATGCTGAGATGGGAACCCATCCAGCACCCAATACCCAGGGGatgggcagcagctctgcaccacCAAAGGGCCTGGGGGGAAATTAGTGCTTTGTAAAGATCCCTCTACATGTCTGTGTGCACCAAGGCCAAACCAGCCCCAGGCAGAGTGGAAGCGAGAGGCAATAGCCTGTCCTGGCCTTGCTGTGCCACCACCAGCTCACATGGAGAGGCTCTGAAGCATACAGCAGCCGCCTGCCCGTGGGCACCCCGCT
Coding sequences:
- the TESK1 gene encoding dual specificity testis-specific protein kinase 1, yielding MALGVLGGTDMEWEKLPRRPGEGEGEAAGPWPGCGRLRPSSYRALRSAVSTLARIDDFYCEKIGAGFFSEVFKVRHRQSGQIMVLKMNKLTSNRGNMLREVQLMNRLSHPNILRFMGVCVHQGQLHALTEYINGGNLEQLLDSPVPLSWSMRVKLALDIARGLRYLHSKGIFHRDLTSKNCLVRCEANGYTAVVGDFGLAEKIPTYSEGSEKEPLAVVGSPYWMAPEVLRGEIYNEKADVFAYGIILCETIARVPADPDYLPRTEDFGLDITTFRTMVGIDCPAAFLQLAFHCCSMEPASRPSFLEITQCLEGVLQHQLGAEGAGATLFGVGESLPAPGTAAVLNGVAGRAAGRAEQLPLRELGTQHLQPDQRLSRSQSDMFPPKSPALLRLPEPCGGARTKETPPRVNPFSQREDLKGGKIKLFDTPSKSVISLTFDLPPPAPLQLSTPVTPEPAVEVQCDFSAPAAPPRKCHSLPTSPELPHRGGLALGVGSPHPTNDPQPLILLPPPAGSRDFPPSSGAEERMDCSPDSPELPQVLPPPPNSNFIRTASSGARPWQSEPRAPNGLLFNNNHVVVSKPLAWGSGLEHGFSELSIPCVAALERTERAAMLPGHGSSTVLEQDEVLPCPGCCLGPFSFSFASVCHRPAPSPPRYQNLNCEAKSLLCHDRGRHQKAPGPVLAEPSLKLPEAQS